A genomic stretch from Helianthus annuus cultivar XRQ/B chromosome 1, HanXRQr2.0-SUNRISE, whole genome shotgun sequence includes:
- the LOC110927840 gene encoding uncharacterized protein LOC110927840 yields the protein MTRSDSFMKNQEQINKNNELQFKNQQAALLDLQRTVGGLAKQLQEHPPGHFSGNTFPNPANHSVKAITIRSGKSLGEVVREREGEEVEEEVDEEIEMETPGKVQHRLDPANTAHAKESPVEKKEEKQPKKVRPPPPVIDISRLPFPARARQQLFSREYEKFLEMFTQLKVNLPFIEALRSMPKYAKFLKDFLKRKDKVGESSSNPLSGEVSAVILNKLPEKLTDPGIFTIPCLFGGDVKNHALADLGASINLMPYSFYEKLGLGDLKSTRMTLSLADKSVKYPRGVVENLLVKVDKFVFPADFVVLDMEADDRVPLILGRPFLNTAKALIDVFLGTITLRAGEESVVFDVNNTRGSSERVEAIASVDECEKNERGENKVVSEPSLEKVLKPKCGDPPDRRVEELEERVSTLEFKIEKLSKAQCGDRYRDDMFRFTPFDDELKEVERCRRDTGDTRDRSAKARKSWFGGELRLFDPP from the coding sequence ATGACGCGGAGCGATTCATTCATGAAAAATCAGGAGCAAATTAACAAAAACAACGAGCTCCAGTTCAAGAATCAGCAGGCCGCCCTCCTCGATCTCCAGAGGACAGTAGGCGGGCTTGCTAAGCAGTTACAGGAACACCCACCGGGTCATTTTTCGGGAAACACTTTCCCAAATCCCGCGAATCATTCTGTTAAAGCAATTACGATCCGTAGTGGGAAGAGTTTGGGAGAGgttgtgagagagagagagggtgaagAAGTAGAGGAGGAAGTCGATGAGGAGATCGAGATGGAGACTCCGGGTAAGGTGCAACATAGGCTAGACCCAGCAAATACCGCACACGCCAAGGAGTCACCAGTAGAGAAGAAAGAGGAGAAGCAGCCGAAGAAGGTTCGACCGCCACCACCTGTGATTGATATTTCTCGTCTTCCGTTTCCCGCTCGTGCTAGGCAGCAGTTATTTTCTAGGGAGTATGAGAAATTTCTTGAGATGTTCACCCAGCTGAAGGTGAACCTTCCGTTCATAGAGGCTTTGAGATCCATGCCTAAGTACGCTAAGTTCCTTAAGGATTTTCTTAAGCGTAAGGATAAGGTAGGTGAGAGTTCTAGTAATCCGTTGAGTGGAGAGGTTTCTGCTGTGATCCTAAATAAACTCCCTGAGAAACTCACCGATCCTGGCATTTTCACGATTCCTTGTTTGTTCGGTGGTGATGTTAAAAACCACGCGTTGGCGGACCTTGGTGCTAGTATTAATTTGATGCCATATTCATTTTACGAAAAACTAGGCCTTGGTGATCTGAAGTCAACACGTATGACCCTCTCGTTAGCCGATAAGTCAGTGAAGTATCCTAGAGGGGTTGTAGAGAATTTGTTAGTAAAAGTGGATAAGTTTGTGTTTCCGGCTGATTTTGTAGTGCTAGATATGGAGGCCGATGATAGAGTTCCGTTGATTTTAGGGCGCCCATTCTTGAACACGGCTAAAGCATTGATAGATGTCTTCTTAGGCACAATTACACTTAGAGCGGGTGAGGAGTCGGTAGTCTTTGACGTGAATAATACGAGAGGGTCGAGTGAGAGAGTTGAGGCGATAGCATCGGTAGATGAGTGTGAGAAGAATGAGAGAGGTGAGAATAAGGTGGTAAGTGAGCCGAGCTTAGAAAAGGTGTTAAAACCCAAGTGTGGGGATCCACCTGATAGGAGAGTCGAAGAGTTGGAAGAGAGAGTGAGTACATTAGAATTCAAGATAGAGAAACTGAGCAAGGCTCAGTGTGGGGATAGGTATAGAGATGATATGTTTAGATTCACACCGTTTGATGACGAATTGAAGGAGGTTGAGAGATGTAGGAGAGATACGGGTGATACGAGAGATCGTAGTGCTAAGGCCCGTAAGAGTTGGTTTGGAGGTGAGCTCCGCCTATTTGATCCTCCGTAA